The following nucleotide sequence is from Primulina tabacum isolate GXHZ01 chromosome 2, ASM2559414v2, whole genome shotgun sequence.
tcccccatacatcaaaaacctcacactcaagaatattattcaatggcatttcatgacggttagaAATGTTACCTGTCCGTTGACATCTATCACATGCGAGCACATAAGAACGAGCATCTTTAAAAAGGGATGGCCAATAAAaaccacattcaagtaccttagccgccgtccttgttggtccaaaatgaccacctacctcacggtcatgacaGTGATTGAGAATTTGACCGAACTCTTCCTCTACAACACACCTTCTTATCATGGCATCCGtacaaattttgaacaaaacggttcctcccaaaaataatatttcacgtccgaaaaaaatttctttctttggtgaaaAGTTAAATTTGGGGGAGGTGAGCCTGTAAcaagaaaatttgcaaaatttgcataccaTGGACAATTTTTCACCTCAAACAGTTGCTCTTCAAGAAACCAATCATTAATAGCATCATTCACACAATCATCACTGACAAATTCTAACCTAGACAAGTGATCCGCACCACATTCTCAACACCTTTCTTATCTTTGATTTCTTAGTCAAACTCTTGTAAAAGTAAGATCCACCGAAGtaagcgtggttttgcatcttTTTTAGCAAGCAAATATTTTAGTGCAGAGTGGTCTGTGTAAATAATGACTTTTGACAAAACAAGATATGCATGAAATTTGTcaagcgcaaatactactgcaagtaattccTTTTCAGTTGTTGCATAATTCAATTGAGCCTCATCTAAGGTCTTACTTGCGTAgtaaattgtatgaaataccttgttttgtCGCTGGCCAAGCACAGCTCCCACCGCAGTGTCACTGGCGTCCCACATGATCTCGAAAGGTAGATCCCAATCTGGTGCCACCAATACAGGAGCCGTCACCAAGCGCTCTTTCAAATCCTCGTATGCCTGTAAACAGTCAGAATGAAAATCAAAAGgcacatctttcataagtaGGGAAGATAGAGGTTTtgcaattttagaaaaatctttgataaaacgccGATAAAAGCCGCCgtggcctagaaaacttctaactccctttaCTGAGGCTGGTGGTGGTAGGTTCTTTATTACTTCAATTTTAGCTTTGTCCACCTCAATTCCTTTTTTCGAAACCTTTTGCCCTAAAAAAATTCCCTCTTGTACCATGAAATGACACTTTTCCCAATTGAGCACCAAGTTCGTCTCCTCGTGTCTTCTCAACACGGATATCAAATTCTGCAAACACTCATCAAACGTTGCACCAAAGATagaaaaatcatccataaatatttcaagaaaggtttcaatcatatcatggaatatagcaGTCATACACCGCTGAAATGTAGCAGGTGCATTAcaaagaccaaaaggcatacgaCGAAAAGAAAAAGtgccataaggacaagtgaaagtggttttctcttggtcctcaggtgcaatagtgattttattataccccgaatacccatttagaaaacaataaaattcATGCCCCGCTAATCTctccaacatttgatcaataaagggAAGGGGGAAATGGTCCTTACGGGTGGCATCATTCAGTTTCCTATAGTCAATGCACACTCTCCACTCCGTAACAGTTCTTGTGGGAAtaagttcattcttttcattgGTGATCACCGTAATCCCTCCTTTTTTAGGCACACATTGAACCGGACTTACCCACGCACTATCTGAAATGGGGTAGATAATACCTGAATCGAGAAGCTTAATAGTTTCAGCCTTCACTAcatcttgcatctttggatttagtcgtctttgaggttgcacgagaggtgagtacttttcttccatcaagattttatgcatgcatatcgATGGACTGATTCCCTTTATGTCTGCCACCTTCCAGGCGAATGCTCTTTTGTGCTCCTTGAGAACTTGCAACAATTTTTCCTCCATAGAATCTGTCAAAGCAGCAGAAATAATGACAGGCAAAGTGTTATTCTTACCTAGAAATATGTACTTCAGGTGCGGAGGTAAGGGTTTGAGTTCAAGCATCGGTGGTTCCTCGATACTTGACTTTGGAGGGGTCAAATCTCTGTGCTCTCCCAGATCTTCCAGTCTCATCCTCATCGGCCTTCTCCATGGAGGGTTGGCATTGAAGTATGCTACTATGTCAGCTTTTTCTTCGTCCAAGTCGTCATCCTCCAATTCAGTTGTGAGGGTGGCTTCCAAAGGGTCCCCAAGAGAATCCTGCACATAGTCAGAAACGAGAGCATCAACAGCATCAATTCTATAACAACTATCAGagtgcagtgtgtgcttaagtgcattaaaaacatcaaaagtgATCTCTTCCTCGCCCACTCTTAATCTCAACTTTCCTTCTTGAACATCAATCAGGGCCTTGCCAGTCGCAAGGAATGGTCTCCCAAGAATCAAGGGCATCTCTATgtcttcctccatgtcaagtaccacaaaaTCGACAGGGAAAATAAATTTGTCGACTTTCACTAGTACATCCTCAATCAATCCGCGGGGGTACTTGACGGATCTGTCAGCTAGTTGTAAGGACATCCGCGTCGGCTTAGGTTCTCCCAATCCAAGTTTCCTAAACACAGAAAGAGGCATCAGGTTAATacttgcaccaagatcacataacgCTTTATGAAAAAACAAAATCTCCAATCGTGCAAGGAATAGAgaaactccctggatccttaagtttcggtgggatcttgttttgcaccaaagcaGAACAATTTTCAGTAAGACTCActgtcatgtgatcctccaacttcctcttattCGCTAATATATCTTTCAAAAACTTAGCATAactaggcatttgcatcaaggcatcggcaaaaggaatattgatatgcaatttcttgaatatctcaagaaacttaccgaattgtgcaTCTAGTCTTGCTTTTTTCAttgctgcaggaaaaggtggGGGAATAACAATTTTAGGTTGTGCAGTGGGTGATGGTGTAGAGTTAGAGGACTTACCTTTGGATGTTTCAGTGTGTTCATCCGATTTTTGAGTTCTCTGTTTTTCTCTTGACTCTAAAATTTTCccactcttcaactcgatggccttcacttgctctttcggatttgtctctgtgttacttggcaaggtTCCCGGCTCTCTGTTTGTGATCATTTTTGCCAACTGCCCAATTTGATTCTCAAGGccctttatcgatgcatccTGATTCTGTAGTCTAGTCTCGGTAGACGAgatgaacttagacatcatctACTCCAAATTGGACTTCTCTTCTCTAGGAGGATCGGACCTGTACATCGGTTGTTTCCCATATGATTGTCCTTCTTGTGGTCTATTCTGGCTGTTTTGACCACCCCAGGAGAAGTTTGGGTGTTGCCTCCACCCCGGATTGTATGTGTTCGAATACGGGTCATTCCTTGGGCGGTTTTGGACCCCTACTTGATTTATTGGTGCCCCTTCTTGCACATAAAATGGATTGTCATCTTGACAGTCCTTCGCATAGTGTTCCCCTCCACACTTGTCACagaatatctcttgaagacACATCGCCGTGCCACCCACATTCAAGCTGTCTAGTTTCCTGTTTAAAGCATCAAGTTGTGCAGTAATAGCAGAAAAatcagttacctggtgaactcctgcactCTTCCGCTGGTTGTTTCTTTCAGATTGAgggtgatagctgctagcagccatctcctctaaCAATTCATATCCTTCCTCCACGGTTTTTCTCAACAGGTTTCCACaagcagcagcatctatcatagtacggttAGGAGTAAGCAAACCATAATAAAATGTTTGAACGACTAACCCAAGTGGTAACTCGTGATATGGGCATCTTCCTAGTAGATCCTTGAagcgttcccatgcctcatataaataTTCCTGATCGAATTGAGCAAATGTTGTAATGTCTGcccgcagcttcatggtcttGGAGGGAGGGAAGTATTTGATGAGGAATGCTTTCGCCATGTCCTCCCATGTAGCGATCaaacctacaggcaaacaatttaACCACGCTTTAGCTTTATTACGTaaggagaaaggaaataaatgcaacctaacagcatcatcagaaactccattgaatttaaaagtatcgcaaatttcaagaaaatccgccatgtgcgtgtttgggtcatctactgcaGTTCCTCCAAATTGGAccgtgttctgaatcatctggatTATGGCTGGCTTGATTTCAAAGTGATTTGCCCGCATGATAGGCCTCACAATGCTAGGGCGTGCACCCTCCAAAGAAGGTTGGGCATATTCCAGCATTGGTATGCGGCGCGGCATCTCCACATGTCTATCTTCACGACGTTCCTCCTCTTGATCATTCAACTGCCTCTCCATCAGTTCTTTTAGTCTCTGCTGCTGTCTTCTCATGCGGAAAGTTCTTTCGATTTCAGGATCAAActcaagctccacgtcaagtgactttggcatgcactaGACAAGATATCTGGAATAAAATATGGAGTGTTagctaaagaaaaataaaataacgcTAAAGAAAatgactaaaaataaaattgtagattaacaattccccggcaacggcgccaaaaacttgatcgagcaaaacttgcacagtaaAATCcccaataaaaatatggttttgtaagctcgaaaattaatcgcaagtgcacgatgtcaagtaatagtataatggaagtgagtacgagtatcgttccactgaggACTGTATTTAACAATTATTCTTTTCAGTTATgagatctttagcaacgaaaatttgaTTGAGTAATTAATACTACTATGCTCAAAGAAAGATGTAAATAAAATGCTTTAATAAGTAATGAATGAGAATTAATATCTAAAATGTTgagtaaaattcaatgagaaatgaatttgttgggaatttcggttcacctacccctcgttaattaattaattcgttcgatagtgattatatgcttccgacaggatttcctttacaattgaacacactctctcgagctatgccaaactaaatCGACTCAATGaggtaattaaatgtctttaattatttatcaagagtgaatcgcatgtcgattatgaaatcccctagttttcgaccctaaggactatgactatcggcgcgtatccaatttcatatatctatgtaaattgtagaaccacggattatactactcgttcctatcacaagttattctctcgaactcactcg
It contains:
- the LOC142537531 gene encoding uncharacterized protein LOC142537531; amino-acid sequence: MPLSVFRKLGLGEPKPTRMSLQLADRSVKYPRGLIEDVLVKVDKFIFPVDFVVLDMEEDIEMPLILGRPFLATGKALIDVQEGKLRLRVGEEEITFDVFNALKHTLHSDSCYRIDAVDALVSDYVQDSLGDPLEATLTTELEDDDLDEEKADIVAYFNANPPWRRPMRMRLEDLGEHRDLTPPKSSIEEPPMLELKPLPPHLKYIFLGKNNTLPVIISAALTDSMEEKLLQVLKEHKRAFAWKNLISVLRRHEETNLVLNWEKCHFMVQEGIFLGQKVSKKGIEVDKAKIEVIKNLPPPASVKGVRSFLGHGGFYRRFIKDFSKIAKPLSSLLMKDVPFDFHSDCLQAYEDLKERLVTAPVLVAPDWDLPFEIMWDASDTAVGAVLGQRQNKMSTDRFGTPRAIISDGGTHFCNKLFEKLLSKYGVTHKISTPYHPKISGQVEVSNREIKRILEKVVGVSERRLLQLDQLEEFRNLAYDLALSYKEKTKRAHDRRIIEREFQEGENFLLYNSRLRLFPGKLNSRWSGPFVISKVYPSGAVELKDGKDGTFTVNTQRLKHYMGGTVEPQLGITRFQDNSN